A DNA window from Pseudomonas wuhanensis contains the following coding sequences:
- a CDS encoding SMP-30/gluconolactonase/LRE family protein, translated as MNAELIVDARNATGESPVWQAQENALYWVDIPTGRLHRWQPDGKTDCWQADEMLACIARSPAGHWLGAQESGMFKLAPQADSRLSAEKLVGVEHARPQMRFNDGRCDRQGRFWASTMQTNMGADAVGTLYRYDPDTRQLTAQVEGLVVPNGLAFSPDGRTLYLSDSHSTRQHIWAFDYDIDSGTPHNRRHFVDMNAHPGRPDGAAVDSEGCYWICAIDAGLVLRFTPEGKLDRSLPLPVKKPTMCAFGGARLDTLFVTSIRPQGIDLSDQPLAGGVFALNPGVKGLPEPMARA; from the coding sequence ATGAATGCCGAACTCATCGTCGACGCACGCAACGCAACGGGCGAAAGTCCGGTCTGGCAAGCTCAGGAGAATGCGTTGTATTGGGTGGATATTCCCACGGGGCGCTTGCACCGGTGGCAGCCAGACGGAAAGACTGACTGTTGGCAGGCGGACGAAATGCTCGCCTGCATCGCCCGTAGTCCGGCGGGTCATTGGCTGGGGGCGCAGGAAAGTGGAATGTTCAAGCTGGCGCCCCAGGCAGACAGTCGCCTGAGTGCAGAAAAACTCGTCGGCGTCGAACATGCCCGGCCACAGATGCGCTTCAACGATGGACGCTGCGACCGCCAGGGACGCTTTTGGGCCAGCACGATGCAGACCAACATGGGCGCCGACGCGGTCGGGACACTCTATCGCTACGATCCGGATACCCGTCAGCTTACTGCGCAAGTGGAAGGTCTGGTGGTGCCCAATGGTCTGGCCTTCAGCCCCGATGGCAGAACCCTGTACCTGTCCGACTCGCACTCAACCCGGCAGCACATCTGGGCGTTTGACTACGATATCGACAGCGGCACGCCACACAACCGTCGCCATTTCGTCGACATGAACGCCCACCCGGGTCGACCGGACGGCGCGGCTGTTGATTCGGAGGGCTGCTACTGGATCTGCGCGATTGATGCCGGCCTGGTGCTGCGTTTCACGCCCGAAGGAAAACTTGATCGCTCGCTGCCACTGCCGGTGAAGAAACCGACGATGTGTGCCTTTGGCGGCGCCCGACTCGACACGCTATTTGTCACTTCGATTCGCCCGCAAGGCATCGACCTCAGTGACCAGCCTTTAGCGGGCGGTGTGTTCGCCTTGAATCCAGGTGTTAAAGGTCTGCCAGAACCCATGGCACGAGCCTGA
- a CDS encoding ABC transporter ATP-binding protein, producing the protein MPMIQAHALNLSFGVGPALNQVLHDVSLSVADGESFGLVGESGSGKTTVLRCLAGQYRHWNGELSIAGVPLQHKIPKAHFRQVQMVFQDPYGSLHPRHTVDTALREPLIIHGVADKDDRISEILLKVGLNDSYRYRYPHQLSGGQRQRVAIARALILEPRVLLLDEPTSALDVSVQAEILNLLADLRQREKLTYLMVTHDLGVVTHLCDRVAVMQQGKIVELLDSKALSQDLATHAYTRMLVQASRDFSQESERQMAV; encoded by the coding sequence ATGCCCATGATCCAAGCACACGCGCTGAACCTGAGTTTCGGCGTTGGTCCGGCCCTCAATCAAGTGCTGCACGACGTCAGCCTCAGCGTTGCCGATGGTGAATCCTTTGGCCTGGTAGGGGAGTCCGGCTCGGGCAAGACCACCGTGCTGCGCTGCCTGGCCGGGCAGTATCGGCACTGGAACGGCGAGCTGAGCATTGCCGGTGTACCGTTGCAGCACAAGATTCCCAAGGCGCATTTCCGGCAAGTGCAGATGGTTTTTCAGGACCCCTATGGTTCCTTGCATCCACGCCATACGGTCGACACTGCGCTGCGCGAGCCGCTGATTATTCACGGGGTAGCGGACAAGGACGACCGGATCAGCGAGATCCTGCTCAAGGTGGGTTTGAACGACAGTTACCGCTATCGCTATCCGCATCAGTTGTCCGGCGGTCAGCGCCAGCGAGTGGCGATTGCCCGTGCGTTGATTCTTGAACCCAGGGTCTTGCTGCTGGATGAGCCGACGTCGGCACTGGATGTTTCGGTGCAGGCGGAAATCCTCAACTTGCTGGCGGATCTGCGCCAGCGCGAGAAGCTCACGTATTTGATGGTGACCCACGATCTGGGTGTGGTGACGCACCTGTGTGATCGGGTGGCGGTGATGCAGCAAGGCAAGATCGTTGAACTGCTCGACAGTAAGGCACTCAGTCAGGACCTGGCGACCCACGCCTATACAAGAATGCTGGTGCAGGCCAGCCGTGATTTCAGCCAAGAGTCCGAGCGCCAGATGGCCGTTTGA
- the gabP gene encoding GABA permease, with translation MNSLNSKDSNGQLAQGFKPRHVTMLSIAGIIGAGLFVGSGHAIAAAGPAVLLAYLFSGLLVVFVMRMLGEMAVANPDTGSFSTYADQAIGRWAGFTIGWLYWWFWVLVIPIEALAAGHVLNQWFPQIDTWLFALVSIILLVVTNLFSVSKYGEFEFWFAMAKVVAIIGFIGLGFAVLMGWIPEREASGLSRLMEEHGGFAPNGLSAVVGAFITIMFSFIGTEAVTIAAAESSNPAQNIAKATRSVIWRIGVFYLLSIFVVISVVPWNDPLLASVGSYQRALELMNIPHAKLLVDVVVLIAVASCMNSSIYISSRMLFSLGKRGDAPEPMKVTSSAGVPRAAVIASTVLGAGVTLFSYFMPAGLFQFLLASSGAIALLVYLVIAVSQLRMRRILLRQNVTLTFKMWLFPWLTWLVIAFICAALAVMMVTPEHRMEVSSTIVLALVISFIGLVTTRHHGQPQRAVSAESV, from the coding sequence ATGAATAGCCTGAACTCGAAAGATTCGAATGGTCAGTTGGCACAGGGTTTCAAGCCGCGTCACGTCACAATGCTTTCCATCGCGGGGATTATCGGCGCAGGTTTATTCGTTGGGTCGGGACATGCCATCGCTGCCGCCGGTCCGGCGGTGTTGCTGGCTTATCTGTTCTCCGGCCTTTTGGTCGTTTTTGTCATGCGCATGCTGGGCGAAATGGCGGTTGCCAACCCGGACACCGGATCTTTCTCTACCTACGCCGACCAGGCAATCGGGCGTTGGGCGGGCTTCACCATCGGCTGGCTCTATTGGTGGTTCTGGGTTCTGGTGATACCGATCGAGGCGCTCGCGGCTGGCCATGTATTGAACCAATGGTTCCCACAGATCGATACTTGGTTGTTTGCTTTAGTGTCGATCATTCTGCTGGTCGTGACCAACCTGTTCAGCGTGTCGAAATATGGCGAGTTCGAATTCTGGTTTGCGATGGCCAAGGTCGTGGCAATCATCGGATTCATCGGCCTTGGTTTTGCGGTGTTGATGGGTTGGATTCCCGAGCGGGAGGCCAGCGGGTTGAGTCGACTCATGGAGGAACATGGCGGGTTTGCGCCCAACGGCTTGTCAGCGGTTGTAGGGGCATTCATCACCATCATGTTCAGCTTCATCGGGACAGAAGCGGTAACCATTGCAGCCGCCGAATCCAGCAACCCTGCGCAGAACATTGCCAAAGCCACACGCTCGGTGATCTGGCGCATCGGAGTGTTCTACTTACTGTCCATTTTCGTGGTCATTTCCGTGGTGCCCTGGAATGATCCGTTGCTGGCGTCCGTGGGCTCTTACCAGCGGGCGCTGGAGCTGATGAACATTCCCCATGCCAAATTGCTGGTGGATGTGGTGGTGTTGATTGCCGTGGCCAGCTGCATGAACTCGTCGATCTATATTTCCTCACGCATGTTGTTTTCGCTGGGCAAGCGCGGTGATGCACCGGAGCCGATGAAGGTAACGTCATCGGCGGGCGTGCCGAGGGCTGCGGTAATCGCCAGCACCGTACTGGGCGCCGGTGTGACCTTGTTCAGCTACTTCATGCCCGCCGGCTTATTCCAGTTTCTGCTCGCCAGCTCCGGTGCCATTGCGTTGCTGGTGTACCTGGTTATCGCAGTGTCGCAATTGCGCATGCGCAGGATTCTGCTTCGGCAGAACGTCACGTTGACCTTCAAGATGTGGTTGTTTCCCTGGCTCACCTGGTTGGTCATTGCCTTCATCTGCGCAGCGCTGGCGGTGATGATGGTGACGCCCGAGCACCGTATGGAGGTTTCTTCGACCATCGTCCTGGCGTTGGTGATTTCCTTTATCGGCCTTGTGACCACGCGTCATCATGGGCAGCCGCAGAGGGCGGTGTCGGCGGAAAGTGTATAG
- a CDS encoding serine hydrolase domain-containing protein: MNQNTVPLLASLYNETNESSLDGRMTPLLMQGFPAEPKRRVTWNNWMRPPFNQWGFRNLARLRPSIDVQAGCGPVSALTQTPKALDQLHFDSECGLSVSVIDHLVASHTDAFMVMQGDAVLFERYFNDQRPQDRHVMFSVTKSLIGTLGEQLVCDGILNPQLPAAFYVPELLGSAFGDATVRQLFDMAVGIDYSEVYDDPNSESSQYGYACGFQPAPAQYAQFESLYQYLPSLKKRGSHGGFFHYVTATTEALAWVMERASGKACDQLLQDIWSQLGCERDGYFMADPWGRSVAGAGFSATLRDMARFGRLLANDGRHDGQQLLSSETLARLFAGSDPTIYAENTEFSHWTPGASYRSQWYVFNDHSQAIMAGGIHGQYLFVDKPSGVVIVKQSSLTEAVSPFDADSVRMLRAIAAHLTH, encoded by the coding sequence ATGAATCAGAACACCGTGCCGTTGCTGGCCAGTCTTTACAACGAGACTAATGAATCGTCACTCGACGGGCGCATGACGCCTTTGCTGATGCAGGGTTTTCCGGCCGAACCGAAACGCCGCGTCACGTGGAACAACTGGATGCGCCCGCCGTTCAATCAGTGGGGCTTCCGCAATCTGGCGCGCCTGCGGCCCTCCATTGATGTGCAGGCGGGTTGTGGACCAGTCAGTGCGCTGACACAAACACCAAAGGCGCTGGATCAACTGCACTTCGACAGTGAATGTGGTCTGAGCGTCAGTGTCATCGATCACCTGGTGGCCAGTCACACCGACGCTTTTATGGTGATGCAGGGCGACGCCGTGCTGTTCGAGCGTTACTTCAACGACCAGCGTCCCCAGGACCGGCACGTCATGTTCTCGGTGACCAAGTCGCTGATCGGCACCCTGGGGGAGCAGTTGGTCTGCGATGGCATCCTCAATCCGCAATTGCCGGCGGCGTTTTACGTGCCCGAATTGTTGGGTAGCGCGTTTGGCGATGCCACGGTGCGCCAGCTGTTCGACATGGCTGTGGGCATCGACTACAGCGAAGTCTATGACGATCCCAACTCCGAGAGTTCGCAGTACGGCTACGCCTGTGGCTTCCAGCCGGCACCGGCGCAATACGCTCAGTTCGAGTCGCTGTATCAATACCTGCCGTCGCTGAAAAAACGCGGCAGCCACGGCGGCTTTTTCCATTACGTGACTGCCACCACCGAAGCCCTGGCCTGGGTCATGGAGCGCGCCTCGGGCAAGGCCTGCGATCAGTTGCTGCAAGACATCTGGAGCCAGTTGGGGTGTGAGCGCGACGGCTACTTCATGGCTGACCCTTGGGGGCGCAGTGTCGCCGGTGCCGGTTTCAGCGCCACCTTGCGCGACATGGCGCGGTTCGGTCGGCTGCTGGCAAACGACGGTCGCCATGATGGGCAGCAGTTGCTGTCGAGCGAGACCCTCGCACGCCTCTTCGCCGGCTCCGATCCCACGATCTACGCCGAAAACACCGAGTTCTCCCACTGGACCCCCGGCGCTTCCTACCGCAGCCAGTGGTACGTCTTCAACGACCACAGCCAAGCGATCATGGCCGGTGGCATTCACGGCCAATACCTGTTCGTCGACAAGCCGTCCGGCGTGGTGATCGTCAAGCAGTCATCGCTGACCGAGGCCGTCAGCCCATTCGATGCTGACAGCGTGCGCATGCTGCGTGCCATCGCCGCGCACCTGACTCACTGA